The following coding sequences are from one Verrucosispora sp. WMMD573 window:
- a CDS encoding ABC transporter permease has protein sequence MDSGCGGGPVTVAEPTSAPPRRSLAGALGRLILRRLLLAVPVLVAVSATIFVLGKASPFDPVASYFGVRILRASPEQVEQIRRDWGADDPALVQYGRWLKHLLTGDLGDSRTFGLPVATLIGDRLGWSALLAGTGLAVALALALLAGTAAAWHRGGWFDRAVSSVAYTLEATPVFWLALGVLSLFAVRLHWLPAAGLTDPGADISAAQVVEHLILPAAVLGVAQAPWFLLFIRESVAHGLTQDYVLGARARGLGERTVVLRHALRTGLLPLITLVGARIPELITGAVLVEAVFSWPGVAAATVTAATTVDFALLAALTLLGTAAVIVGNLLADIGYSIVDPRVRADG, from the coding sequence GTGGACTCCGGCTGCGGCGGCGGGCCGGTGACGGTCGCCGAGCCGACGAGCGCACCGCCGCGCCGGTCGCTGGCCGGTGCGCTGGGTCGCCTGATCCTGCGCCGGCTGCTGCTCGCCGTCCCGGTGCTGGTCGCCGTCAGCGCCACCATCTTCGTCCTCGGCAAGGCGTCGCCGTTCGACCCCGTCGCCTCGTACTTCGGTGTGCGGATTCTGCGTGCCTCCCCCGAGCAGGTGGAGCAGATCCGGCGGGACTGGGGCGCGGACGACCCCGCTCTGGTGCAGTACGGTCGGTGGCTGAAACACCTGCTCACCGGCGATCTCGGCGACTCCCGCACGTTCGGGCTGCCGGTCGCCACCCTCATCGGTGACCGACTCGGCTGGTCCGCGCTACTGGCCGGCACGGGCCTGGCAGTGGCGCTGGCGCTGGCACTGCTCGCCGGCACGGCGGCGGCGTGGCACCGGGGCGGGTGGTTCGACCGGGCGGTCTCCTCGGTGGCCTACACCCTGGAGGCGACGCCGGTGTTCTGGCTGGCGCTGGGCGTCCTGTCGCTGTTCGCCGTGCGACTGCACTGGCTGCCGGCGGCGGGGCTGACCGACCCCGGCGCCGACATCTCCGCCGCCCAGGTCGTCGAACATCTGATCCTGCCCGCCGCCGTGCTGGGTGTGGCACAGGCACCGTGGTTCCTGCTGTTCATCCGCGAGTCGGTGGCGCACGGACTGACCCAGGACTACGTCCTCGGTGCGCGCGCCCGTGGCCTGGGGGAGCGCACGGTGGTGCTGCGCCACGCGTTGCGCACCGGCCTGCTCCCGCTGATCACCCTGGTCGGCGCGCGGATACCCGAACTGATCACCGGCGCGGTGCTCGTCGAGGCGGTCTTCTCCTGGCCCGGCGTCGCCGCAGCCACCGTCACCGCCGCGACCACCGTCGACTTCGCGCTGCTGGCGGCGCTCACCCTGCTGGGGACTGCCGCGGTGATCGTGGGGAACCTGCTGGCCGACATCGGTTACTCGATCGTCGACCCCCGGGTGCGCGCCGATGGCTGA